A segment of the Chryseobacterium scophthalmum genome:
TTCTCAGCACGGTAGAATTTTTGTTTTAAACAGAGACAATGCGAAAGAAAGTACAGGTCACGGTTCTCCGCTTCCTACTCTAATGCATGGAGGTCCCGGAAGAGCAGGTGGTGGAGAAGAAATGGGTGGACTAAACGGTCTTCATTTCTTCCTTCAGAAAACAGCCATTCAAGGTTCTCCCGATATTTTAACTGCAATTACAAAGGTTTATCAGCAAGGTGCTGAGAAAAAATATTCTGACAAACATCCTTTCCAGAAATATTTTGAAGATGTTGAGGTTGGAGATTCTCTGGAAACTGCAGGAAGAACAGTTACTGATGCGGATATTGTTAATTTCTCTAATGTTTCTTGGGATCATTTCTACGCACACACGGATGCTACAAGCTTAACGGGAACTATTTTCGATAAAACGGTTGCTCATGGATATTTCATCCTTTCTGCGGCAGCAGGACTATTTGTTTCGGGTAAAAAAGGACCGGTTATCGCGAATTACGGATTAGAAAATTGCTCGTTCTTCAAACCTGTTTATGCAGGAGATACGATTACGGTTTATTTAACGGCAAAAGAAAAGATCAACCGTGGGGTAAAAGGCAGAAATATTCCTTCTGGTGTTGTAAAATGGTTGGTGGAAGTGGTGAACCAAAGAGATGAGATTGTTTGTGTAGCAACAATTTTAACTTTAGTAGCTAAACATTCTCCTTTTATTGATCTTAAAAATGTTCAGAAAATTGTAAACGGATTATCTGAAAATACTCAGCCAGGTTGGGGGAAAATGTCTTCTCAGCAAATGATTGAGCATTTAGAACATGGCGTTTTGGTAAGTTTAGGCGAACCAGAAGCTGACAAATGTTTCACTCCTGAAGAACAGCTGGAAAAATGGCAAGATTCTCTGTATAATCACAGAAAAATGCCAAAAGATTTCCCCGCACCTTTCTTGGCTGAAGATGCAACTTTATTAGAATTAAAACATAAAAATTTGGATGCTGCAAAACAGTCTTTCTTAGATAATTTAAAAAGATTTTCTATTTACTACAAAGAAAACCCACAAGCAGAACATATGAATTTTGTGTTCGGAAAATTGAATAAAGAAATGTGGGAACTGATGCATAAGAAACATTTTACTCATCATTTTGAGCAGTTTGGATTGATTTAATCCAAAAATAAATTTTAAATTTATAATCCCTTTTAGTTTTAAGCTGAAAGGGATTTTTAATAATCCTTGTCAAGGTTCGAAACCTTGACAAGGATATAACTTAACGCACAAATGAATGACAGATATAAGAACTACTCCAATTGAAGCAGACCATTTTTATCACATCTATAACCGTGGAATAAATGGTGAGAATATTTTTAAATCAGATCACAATTATTTGTTCTTTTTCAATAAAATTTCTGAATTTCTTGTTCCTGTTTGTGATGTTTATGCGTATTGTCTTATGTCTAACCATTTTCATCTTTTAATTAAGATAAAATCTGATGATGAATTGGAAAGCTTTACCAAGGTTCAAAACCCTAATGCTGATTTTAATGTGAAAGGTCTTCATTCCCCTCAAAATATTTTTTCAAAACAGTTTGCTAGAATTTTCAATTCATATTCTCAGGCTTTTAATAAGGAGAATAATAGACATGGAGCTTTAATAGAATCTCCCTTTAAAAGAAAAGCGATTACTTCGGATGAATATTTAATTAATACAATTATTTATATTCACCAAAATCCTCAAAATCATTCTGTTGTGGATGATTTCTCAAAATACAATTTTTCTTCATATCAATCGATTTTAAGTAATTCAAAAACCTTATTGAAAAGGAATGAAGTTATTGAATTATTTGATGATAAAGAAAATTTTATATTAAGTCATAAGAAAATTATTGATTTTCATTTTTAATTTCAACAAGCCTTGTCAAGGTTCTGAACCTTGACAAGGCTACTTAAACTTTTGTTAAAACACATTCCAGATTTCATGCCTTAATTTTTATTCATTATTTTCAAACTTAAAATCAATTCAAAAAATATTTTATTATGGAAGAAAACTGGATGCAGAAATATGCAGAAGTAAAACATATTCTTACTTGCCCTACAGATTTGGAATTATACTTCACGTTAGAAGAAATTGCAGGTGAAAAAATAGAAGTTATGGAAATCGGAGATGTTTCTTTGCCTTCGGGAAAAGTTGTGGTGAGAGATCCTTTGGTTTTTCTTAATTCAAAACAAAAACCGTATTTTATTGAAACTCCAAAAGGAAATTTTCCGGTAACGATTGCTGTGGTAAAATCTGAAGATTGGGGCGACAGATACGCTGCAGTAAAGGTTAAATTTACTAATGAAAAGCCAATACTTTATCAGGAAGCTTTAATTGGAAATGAAAATTTGGATGGAGTAAAAGAAGATGATTTTTTTGGATTTCATGTTGATGCGGGATTAGGCTGTATTGCAGATGCAGAAGCGCTTCCTGAGTTTGATAAATTTATAGCTGATTTGAATGTAGATAATATTTATGATAATTATTTTGCAGAATTGTTTGCTCAGAGCTATAAAGAGAATCCAAACAATCAAAGAGATGCAGGAGATTGGATTAACTGGACAATTCCAAATACAGCATTTCAAATTCCCATGTTTGCAAGCGGTTTTGGTGACGGATCCTATCCTGTGTATTTTGCTTACGATGCAAATGGAGAAATCTGTGGCTTATACATTCAGTTTATTGATATCGAATTGGCTTTAAGTGATGATGACGATGAGGAAGGCGAAGATGATCAGCCACAAAGTTTTGTTTTTCTGAACTAATGAATGCAACTTTTGCTGATAAAGTCATAGAGTTTAATCGGAATTTACAGTATTCCGGAAAGTTACCGAAAGATTTTCAGGTTTTGAATCCGTATTTAGATAATCCTGAAACAATGGTTGTCATGGAAAAGTTTTATCATAAATATTACAACGATTCAAACCAAAGAAAATTTTTAATTGGAATTAACCCGAGTCGTCATGGAGCAGGAGTTACCGGAGTTCCATTCACCGATACAAAACGTTTGGAAAGTGTCTGCGGAATTAAAATGGAATCTGCTTATACGCATGAAATTTCTTCAGTTTTTATTTATGATATGATTGCTGCTTATGGAGGAGCGGATGAATTTTACAGAGATATTTATATCAACTCTCCATTTCCATTGGCGATTGTAAGAAAATCAAAAGGAAACTGGATTAATGCTAATTATTACGACGATAAAGAGCTTTTTAACGATGTAAAAGATTTTATGATCGAATCTTTGAAAAAACACATCAGTTTAAATCTTGATACTTCCGAAGTTTTTATTTTAGGGAAAAAGAATGCAGACTTTATTTCAAAACTAAATCAGGAAGCTCATCTGTTTGAAAAAATGACCGTTTTAGAACATCCGAGATATATTCAGCAGTACAAATCCAAAGAAAAAGATTTGTATATTGATAAGTATATTTTAGCTTTAAAGAACAAGTAAAGCATTGG
Coding sequences within it:
- a CDS encoding SMUG2 DNA glycosylase family protein, translating into MNATFADKVIEFNRNLQYSGKLPKDFQVLNPYLDNPETMVVMEKFYHKYYNDSNQRKFLIGINPSRHGAGVTGVPFTDTKRLESVCGIKMESAYTHEISSVFIYDMIAAYGGADEFYRDIYINSPFPLAIVRKSKGNWINANYYDDKELFNDVKDFMIESLKKHISLNLDTSEVFILGKKNADFISKLNQEAHLFEKMTVLEHPRYIQQYKSKEKDLYIDKYILALKNK
- a CDS encoding DUF4241 domain-containing protein, whose amino-acid sequence is MEENWMQKYAEVKHILTCPTDLELYFTLEEIAGEKIEVMEIGDVSLPSGKVVVRDPLVFLNSKQKPYFIETPKGNFPVTIAVVKSEDWGDRYAAVKVKFTNEKPILYQEALIGNENLDGVKEDDFFGFHVDAGLGCIADAEALPEFDKFIADLNVDNIYDNYFAELFAQSYKENPNNQRDAGDWINWTIPNTAFQIPMFASGFGDGSYPVYFAYDANGEICGLYIQFIDIELALSDDDDEEGEDDQPQSFVFLN
- a CDS encoding transposase; this encodes MTDIRTTPIEADHFYHIYNRGINGENIFKSDHNYLFFFNKISEFLVPVCDVYAYCLMSNHFHLLIKIKSDDELESFTKVQNPNADFNVKGLHSPQNIFSKQFARIFNSYSQAFNKENNRHGALIESPFKRKAITSDEYLINTIIYIHQNPQNHSVVDDFSKYNFSSYQSILSNSKTLLKRNEVIELFDDKENFILSHKKIIDFHF